The Leopardus geoffroyi isolate Oge1 chromosome C1, O.geoffroyi_Oge1_pat1.0, whole genome shotgun sequence sequence tctgcctccctcttgtgAGGACGCTGGCCATCGGATTTAGGGCCCACCAGATAATCCAGGAGGATCTCATCTCAAGACCctcaatcacatctgcaaagaccctttttccaagtaaggtcacatctGCAGGTTCTGGGGCTCCGGACATGGACACATTTGGGGGGACACCATCCAGCCCTGCAAGAAGCAAGTGAAGGCACCCTAAGCAGAGACGCCCTTGACCCACACAAGACCCTGGAGGGTGGCGAGGCCACGTGGCTGGACGGTGGACACCACATGAGAGGCTGTGGTAAGCGGAGATGAAACAGAGCCCGTAAAACAGGGAACGCGAAAACCTTTACGGGGTCGGGTCTGGGGTTCCGGGCGTGGGTTTGGGGGTCTTCAGAAGGCTCAGGGATGATCACGTGAAGGATGCAAGGCCCGTGCGGGGACCGTGCACATAAggcccctgctccagccacagccccaccccacctcccaccaaagcccccccccccccccactagctCCCCGTGGAGCCTGGCCTCTTGCCCCTCCCACCTGCTTGCCTCTGGGCCACTGGGTGGCTGTTGCCCAGAGACGGTTGCCAGGCCACCACTGTTGTTTCCCCGGCAGAGGGCTTACACCACCTTGTTGGGCAGGTAAGAGGGACAGGTGGGCCACCGGCACAGGTCCTCGCTGAGTGTGAGGGCTGGGGCCACCATCCCATGTCCCCTACCCACCTGGCTGCCAAGGACCCTGTGGGTTCTCTCAGTTCTCTCTGTCAAGAGCAGAAGGGACaagaaggagggtggggagaggggcgtCCTGGCTGAGATGAGCCCCCTCTGCAGAGGGCCCACTCCCCCAGCACCACAGCGTGAGGGTCACAAACCCCCAGGCCGGGCCAAGAGGAGCCTGTctcctgcggggggggggggggggctcctcagGACCAGCCCCTTTGCCCAGGACCAGGTCTGCTTCCTTGGGCCAATTCCCCACAGGGCGTCCTCCCAGACAGCCCGCCCCCAGCCGGGAGGCGCCAGCCCATCAAACAATGTCAGCACCTCCCGAGCAACCCACGATGACACGTGTGTCTGGGGAGAAGGCGCGCGGCAAGACACTGACGTCTTCTCGTTTCCTTGAACATTTCCTCCAGGTTCGCCAGGGCCTGCCTTCCATCCTCTACCGGGGTGCCGCTTCCTGCCAGTCTTTTTACCTGACCAGgtaaaaagtttatttcaaaatttactctAAAGTCGAGCTTTCACCTGCCCCGGGCTTCTGCAGGCCGCACGTGATGTGGGGGCCATCCTCTGCTGTGGGGGGCTCCCATCCTGCGACTCTTGCGATCAATGCGTTCCGTGAACCTCTTTGAGCCTAAAGCTTTGCATCTGTATTTAGAATGACACTCCGACAAGTGCAGGCACTAGAGAGAAGGCTCGCGGGGCCAGGAGGTCTGACATgcacacctcccacccccacccgttACGCCCCCGCCAGCCACAGACGTCACACGTCCCCACCGTTGTGCACACCGggggcctttttttcttttttctctcttaaccTTTGTTCATTTGAATGACGAGAAATGAAGATTCACGGCTTATTTCTTTGTGGATGTAATAAACACAGGTTTTCCCACCACCAGTAGAGCAACCCTATGAACGCTTTCATAAGCCAAGATGCTGTAAAGCAAAGAGGCGTATGGGGAAAAATGTTAGCGCGTCCAGACCCAAAAAATAACCTTTCTTGGGCTTTTCTGCTACCTTAGGGTACATCTTGCTAACGGACGCACAACATAAGTTGAGATAAAGCCCAGatcctcacagacacagttcagagCTCTGGGTCTGTACATGGGGTGCAGAGGGCGGTTCCCAGGAAGGAGCTGGGCGGGCCGGCCAGCCGTCCGCGGCCCCTGGAAGGGCACGCTGCAAAACAAACCGCTGGACGCTGCTTTCTCTTTTCGCCTTTGTCCGTAAAGGCAAAGAGCCTCTTTggacttctttcagttagcaaaagCAGGTACCAATGTGGGTCCTGCTAAGTTAAAAGTGAAGCGGCATAACTCGAACTTGCAGaaagccagggcagagggggatCCCGCACAGAGTTAGGCAAGCCAGGCGGAGGCGTGGCACGCTGCCAAGCCTCCAGATCCGCTGCGGAAGTTCCCCGTCCACTCCGGGCGGCGGAAGGCGCGGCTCGCACACGCTCTGCTCCCTCCGGCGCCGACCACCGCCCCGCGGTGCACTGGCCTCTCTTCCGGCCGTTCTCTAGTCGTGCCCGAATGTCGCCACGTCCTCCTCGCCATTACCACCGCTAGCCCACGTTGACACGTGTCACGTGTATACTAAGCCCTCTGTCTTCGCAGCAGCCCCATCAGGCTGCTGTCCCTGCCAGCCCACTTTACGGGCgaagaaagagaggcacagagagattaggCGAACGGCTGAGGAGCTTCCCTGTGGGGAAACGTCCGGAACTTCTCTGACCGTGCTCCTCCAGGGGCCCTGGATGTACCCCCTCTGACCCTTCTGCCTCTCGGGGCTCCTGGCAGTCCAGTGCCGGGTGCCCCACAGATGCCAGCTTAACTCCGTTTTCCTCCCACTCTCGTGTTTGTGTCTTCCTGGACAGTTTCCTTGCCCTGAATTTCCAACccttctgttgcatttttatttccacGAGCTCTTTCGTAGTCTGGACCCCTTGTTCTGGCGGCATCCAGCCCTCTTTCAGGGGCGACGACTCTCCCGTTCGCAGCCCAGCGCATTCCAGGCGTTGCCTTCCTTCAACTCCCGGTCATCTGTTTCTCCCCACCTCTTCCACTTCCTGTGCACACGTGCGCGTGACTGTGCGCGTGGCGCTCCCGCTCACACCTGGGGGGCCTCCCTCAGATGCCTGTCGACCCCATGGCCACTCACTCGAGCTGCTGAGGGATGGTGTTGGACATGAGTACCTTTGGGGGAGGTCATCCCAGCAGGACTCCTGGGACTTGCTGCTGGGTTCCCGGAACAcgtgggagggggctggggtgcaCGCACCCACACGCTCGCGTTCTCCCTGTTTTCGGCAGGCTTGTATCGCCCCAGCCCTGCCGGACCGGGTCCAGCCCCCACACTCAGCACCCTCCAAGGAACCCTCCCATTCTGGGTGGGCCACGGCTGGGGCAAGGGGCTCTGGGCCATCCACACGCGCTCAGCCCCCCCCTCAGCAGAGGTGTGAggctccccccagccccagcccacctcccaTAATCGTGTTGACAGCTATTCAGTTTGTTCCTCTCCTCTCCTAAGGGGGGACTAAAGTATTTCTTGGGTGACCAGCTGGGGTGTTTGCAGAGTGACTGTCCTCTCTGGATAGTGACCTGCCGACACCtgatttgtccttctctgtcctgCCAACTCCACAGTGTGCTCGCCTCCCCGCTGCTTGTCTTTTTCAATCCTTTCCAAAGTCTTCGCCCCCCAAGCAGCCCCCAAACCGGGACGGACCCATCAAAGAATAGCTAAAATTCCCTGAAATGGCCCCAAGTTGGCCACAAGGGAAAGGGCACTCAAAAGGGGGCGTCGTCTCGGGACAGGGCCCAGAGCAGCCGTGAAGATGCTGCCAGGCACCTCACTGCCCAGTCCCACTTCAGACACACGTGCCACCCTCAGCTCCGAGGGGGTACCCGCTTGGGGCCAGGGTGCCCCTCCAGACCCCCGAAGACCTGACAGCCGGCACCACCGAGGCCAAGCACTGCAATGCCAGACACATGGTCCCTGCAGGGAAAGCCTCGCCTGGAATAAACAGGATGCCGAGATGACCCTGCCTCCACAGGGCACCAGGCCCCACGGTCACCGCAGAGACAGGAGCCAGCCACAAGCAGAGGCCCAAGTCCAGGACCCCGGGAGGCACCGCTCCCTGAGGCTAGGACCGAGGACTGCCCAAAGGTcccacagaggggtgggggtggtgtctTCCCGGAGCCGCCCCCGCCCTTGTGCTCCCACACCTGCAGCCCGCAGCCGCACCCGCTTCATCTATCATCGGGGACCACCCACTAGGACCCACGTCAGCAGGAAGAGGGGCAAGTGGTCCAGGATTGCAGGGGTCCGGCGGAGCCACACCCGGGTGCCAGGTGAATGCAGCCCTGGGCCTGTCCAGTGCCTCCCTGGGGACAGGCACCCCATCCCCAGGGAAGGCATTCCCATCAGGGGACCACATATAGCCATTCACTGGGAGGGGGGCCAGGAGAAGGCCAGGCACTGGGTGTGGGGTCTGCGTCagctgagcaggagagaggacagCAGAGCCAGGGtcgaaacaggcacagagaggggacacGGCAGCGCTCCACGGTCTGGAGGCACCACCACGAGGGGCAGCCGTAGCAGGCACTGCCCCTGCCTGGCCCAGAACCCAGCCACTGTCCAGGACATGCCTGGGCCCATCTCCCCTGCCTGACATGGGTCACCCATGACATCATGATACACATTGTGATCCCCACTCTCCTGGGCATGTGCCTGCACCACGTCTCCCCCCAGCTGCAGCCTCACAGTCTAGCTCTCCCCTACACGGAGCCCCCAGCCTGTTGGTAAGCAGGGACCCTGCCCTCTCCAAGGCCGGCCCTGGCTGGTGATGACTCTCCCCTCTTGCCCAAGATAGGCTCAGGCCCACTGGTCAGGACTGAGATGGGCCCAGGCGGCCGGGGGTACTGCCCAGGGGCTACTAGAAATGGCCAGGATGGCCAGATTCACCGTGGGCacctcccccagccaccccctcGGACCCCGCCCCGTTCATAGGCTGGGCCCACAAAAGACCGATGGGGAGCAGCCAAGAGgagcagcccctgcccctgccaagCCAGTCGGGCCAAGACGCAGGTGGgcttggggcaggggcagggccaggggacGGGAGCCCTCCAGCCAGGTCAGAGCCTCTGacaccccgcctccccccccccccccccccgccaccacctgCCCATAGACCTCCTGGACGCTGCTGACACCGCCAGGCCTCAGGCCTCTCTCCTGGAGAGGCACCTgccagagggggagaggcagctgCACGGCAGCGGGCAAGGGCCCTACTTCTACATCGGAGGCACCAACGGGGCCTCCATGTGAGTGGGGGCCTCAGGCTGGGCCCTGCTCCACTGCCCTCAGGGCTCCACGTCCCCTCCGCTGGCACACCTGCCCACCCCCAGGCTCCCAAGGCCCCCGCGGCCACCGCTGCCCCTGTGCCTCCACAGAATCAGCTCCTACTGCAAGGGCAAGGGCTGGCAGCGCATTGAGGACAGCCGGCGGGAGGACTACAAGCTGAAGTGGTGCGAGGTCAAGTGCAGAGACAGCTACTGCAGCTTCCGGGAaggtagcaggggaggggccgcggGATCCGGCACAGCCTGCAAGAGCCCCCCGGGGCCAGAGCCGGGGGCCGGGTGGCGCCATCGCCCTCCACCCGGGGAGGTGGTGGccgcaggggcggggggaggctgtGGTGGCCCCGCAGCCCCGCATGCCAGCCGGGCCTCCACCCGCCAGGCGAACAGCTGATCTACCAGCTCCCCAACAACAAGCTCCTCACCACCAAGATCGGGCTGCTCAGCGCCCTGAGGGAGTACTCGAGGGTCGTGAGCAGGACCCACAAGACATCACCGTGTGCCCAGGCCACGTAAGCCTGCCCCGGCCCTCTGGGACCCACCACCAACTCACCGCACACCCACGTGTCCTCCCCCGCCACACCCCGTCCCGCGAACCCGCTGTCGCCCTCTGCTCGGCGGCACCACCGTCCATCGGACGGACGCGCCAGCCGCTGGTCCCGAACACCCTCCATGGGACCAGCCCACTCCCCGTTCTGTCTGTTCACCTACATCCAAGCACCCCCAAATACCTGCCGCCCACTCCGTCTGCCCACCCCCCGGACCAGGCAGCGATCTGTGCGCACACCCGCCGTGGTCCACCCGCCCTAATGCGTCCCCCAGAACCTCCCACACCGCTgccacctgctcccctccccccacccaccacacaGCCCTGCCTGAGCCGCTGCGGGTCTTCATCCGACTACCGTCCGCTCATCCGCCTGCCCATGCAACCAGCCGTGCACCACCCGCCTCCCCCGTCCGCCCTCCACCGGGCAGACAGCCCCCCCACTTGCCTGGCCATCCGTGACCTCACCTTACATCTACGTGTCCAGCCGTCCACCTCCATCCCACCCAGTTCTGTCAACAAATCTAATCGATCGCCTCCAAGCATCTGTCTACCCACCGGACCACctgcccatccacccacctacttCCATCCAAAATCCATTTACCCGACCACCCGCCTATCCACACCCACGCCTCCTCACCTCTGCAgacacccatccatccactctccACACACTACCGAGTGGCCGCTCAGCCCAGGCCCTGTGTCCCCCTGGGGTACAGATCCAGAAAGGACACAACCTCCGCCCTTGAGGAGCTCATGTGGACCAGCCCAGGATGCTTTGGGCCACAGAGGTAGCAGCATTCAGCCCAGCTGGGAGGAGCCATTCTGCCCTAAGTTGAAGGACGGCCTGGCGGTTACAGGGCACCCCAAGCCAGGGGAAGAGGTCTGGACTGGGCCGGGGTGCTCAGGGACCCATGCAGACCATTCACTGCGTGCTGGGCACTGTCCTAGCCTGGGGACACAGCTCTGAACTGTCCACTCACAATGCCTGAGGGGGCGCGGGGAACAgcaaggaggtgggagaggggccagGATGTGAGTGAGGCAGCCTGCAGCCCGTAGAGAAGCCAGGTGTGCAAGGACCCCGAAAAGAGTGCTCCTGGCAGAGGCAACCAGCCTTCCAGTGGACCTGTCCCTCCAGCTGCCCCCAGGTCAGACCCCTAGGAAGGCTGGCTTTTCTAGGCTGGCTAGTCTAGGGCGAGGGGACAGCCTTCCCtgtgtcttccccacccccccctgctCGGCCAGAGTCCtgaaaatggaagaatttttCCCAGAGACCTACCGTCTGGACATCAGGGACGAGAGAGAGGCTTTCTTCACTCTCTTTGATGGTGAGAGGTCACTGGACGCCAGGCCCGCTCTGGGCGGAGAGGTTCAGGAACGGACCAAGGACCTGGCTCCATTAGGGCAGGGTCAGGCCTGGCGGAGTCGTGGCGGGGGCGTGGTCATGGAGAAGGGTGGAGCCAGGTAGGCGTGGTCTGGGCTGAGGCTGCCGCGATGGGTCAAGGTGAAGGGTCAAGGCCGGACCTTG is a genomic window containing:
- the TTLL10 gene encoding inactive polyglycylase TTLL10, with the protein product MSAPPEQPTMTRVSGEKARGKTLTSSRFLEHFLQVRQGLPSILYRGAASCQSFYLTRESLAWNKQDAEMTLPPQGTRPHGHRRDRSQPQAEAQVQDPGRHRSLRLGPRTAQRSHRGVGVVSSRSRPRPCAPTPAARSRTRFIYHRGPPTRTHVSRKRGKWSRIAGVRRSHTRVPGWAHKRPMGSSQEEQPLPLPSQSGQDADLLDAADTARPQASLLERHLPEGERQLHGSGQGPYFYIGGTNGASIISSYCKGKGWQRIEDSRREDYKLKWCEVKCRDSYCSFREGEQLIYQLPNNKLLTTKIGLLSALREYSRVVSRTHKTSPCAQATSRKDTTSALEELMWTSPGCFGPQRVLKMEEFFPETYRLDIRDEREAFFTLFDENQTWICKPTASNQGKGIFLLRSQEEVAALQVKTQSIEDDPIYRKMPFRAPQARVVQRYIQNPLLLDGKKFDVRSYLLIACATPYMVFFGHGYARLTLSLYDPHSSDLSGHLTNQFMQKKSPLYVLLKEDTVWSMDHLNRYINDKFRKTKGLPRDWVFTTFTHLLLDVLHKIYSDSCATFVSCRHYCE